One stretch of Camelus bactrianus isolate YW-2024 breed Bactrian camel chromosome 19, ASM4877302v1, whole genome shotgun sequence DNA includes these proteins:
- the GPCPD1 gene encoding glycerophosphocholine phosphodiesterase GPCPD1 isoform X3, giving the protein MLWLFFQRMRQVKESEIIIDDGQFGIHNGVETLDSGWLTCQTEIRLRLHYSEKPPVSITKKKFKKSRFRVKLTLEGLEEDDDDRVSPTVLHKMSNSLEIALISDNEFKCRHSQPECGYGLQPDRWTEYSIQTMEPDNLELIFDFFEEDLSEHVVQGDAFPGHVGTACLLSSTIAESGKSAGILTLPIMSRNSRKTIGRVRVDYIIIKPLPGYSCDMKSSFSKYWKPRIPLDVGHRGAGNSTTTAQLAKVQENTIASLRNAASHGAAFVEFDVHLSKDFVPVVYHDLTCCLTMKKKFDADPVELFEIPVKELTFDQLQLLKLAHVTALKSKDLKESVVEEESSFSENQPFPSLKMVLESLPEDVGFNIEIKWICQQRDGMWDGNLSSYFDMNLFLDIILKIVLENSGKRRIVFSSFDADICTMVRQKQNKYPILFLTQGKSDIYPELMDLRSRTTPIAMSFAQFENLLGINAHTEDLLRNPSYVQEAKAKGLVIFCWGDDTNDPENRKKLKEFGVNGLIYDRIYDWMPEQPNIFQVEQLERLKQELPELKSCLCPTVSRFVPSSLCGEPDIHVDANGINSVQSA; this is encoded by the exons AAAGTGAAATTATTATTGACGATGGACAATTTGGAATCCACA ATGGTGTTGAGACTCTGGATTCTGGATGGTTGACGTGTCAGACTGAAATAAGATTACGTTTGCATTATTCTGAAAAGCCACCTGTCTCAATAaccaagaaaaaatttaaaaagtctagATTTAG GGTGAAGCTGACACTAGAGGGTCTGGAGGAAGATGACGATGATAGGGTATCTCCCACTGTTCTTCACAAAATGTCCAATAGCCTGGAGATAGCCTTAATAAGCGACAATGAGTTCAAGTGCAGGCACTCCCAGCCCGAGTGTGGGTACGGGTTACAGCCTGATCGCTGGACAGAGTACAGTATACAGACAATGGAACCAGATAACCTGGAActaatctttgatttttttgag GAAGATCTTAGTGAACATGTGGTTCAGGGCGATGCTTTTCCTGGGCACGTGGGTACAGCATGCCTCCTGTCGTCTACCATTGCGGAGAGCGGGAAGAGCGCCGGGATCCTTACTCTTCCCATCATGAGCAGAAATTCCAGAAAAACCATAGGCAGAGTGAGAG TTGACTATATAATTATTAAGCCATTACCAGGATACAGTTGTGACATGAAATCTTCATTTTCCAAGTATTGGAAGCCAAGAATACCATTGGATGTTGGCCATCGAGGTGCAGGGAATTCTACAACCACAGCTCA GCTTGCTAAAGTTCAAGAAAATACTATTGCTTCTTTAAGAAATGCGGCTAGTCAT GGTGCAGCCTTTGTGGAATTTGATGTACATCTTTCAAAAGATTTTGTGCCTGTGGTGTATCATGATCTCACCTGTTGTTTGACTATGAAAAAG aaatttgatGCTGATCCAGTTGAATTATTTGAAATTCCAGTAAAAGAGTTAACGTTTGACCAACTCCAGTTGTTAAAG CTCGCTCATGTGACTGCACTAAAATCTAAAGATCTGAAAG aatctGTGGTCGAGGaagaaagttccttttctgaAAACCAGCCGTTTCCTTCTCTTAAGATG GTTTTAGAGTCTTTGCCAGAAGATGTAGGATTTAacatagaaataaaatggatcTGCCAACAAAGG GATGGAATGTGGGATGGTAACTTATCATCATATTTTGACATGAATCTGTTTttggatataattttaaaaattgtcttagaAAATTCTGGGAAGCGGAGAATAGTATTTTCTTCATTTGATGCAGATATTTGCACAAT GGTTCGGCAAAAGCAGAACAAATACCCCATATTATTTTTGACCCAAGGGAAATCTGATATTTACCCTGAACTCATGGACCTCAGATCTCGGACAACCCCCATTGCAATGAGCTTTGCACAGTTTGAAAATCTACTG gggaTAAATGCACATACTGAAGACCTGCTCAGAAACCCGTCCTACGTTCAAGAGGCAAAAGCTAAGGGACTAGTCATATTCTGCTGGGGTGATGATACCAACGACcctgaaaacagaaagaaattgaaggaaTTTGGAGTTAATGGTCTGATTTATGATAG GATCTATGATTGGATGCCTGAACAGCCAAATATATTCCAAGTGGAGCAGTTGGAACGTCTGAAACAAGAATTGCCAGAGCTTAAAAGCTGTTTGTGTCCCACTGTTAGCCGCTTTGTTCCCTCGTCTTTGTGCGGGGAGCCTGACATCCACGTGGATGCCAATGGCATCAACAGTGTGCAGAGCGCTTAG